CCTTGGCCTTCCCCTTAAAGACTTTTCCTACATCCATGACACCAGGGTGAAAGTTCAATCATTCATCGATCCCCCTCACAGAAGAACTCTCCGCCACCTTTTCTGCGGAGGAACTCTTTTGCCATTGGCCGACATAACGCTTCCGCTGGAGTCTTGCTTAGTTCCACTGCCATTTGGGTAAGCGGTGCAAGAGAAGACTCTTCGCCTGGATCAAGAGGCATTTCAGTGAGTTCTTGCCAGCTCAGGCCTAATCACGAGAGACTCCATGAAACCTCACTATTTCGTTGATTAAACCTCATCGCTATTGCGCCCTTGGGGCAGAGATCAGCAGTGATTTGGTTTTACCTGAACTGACCGTCTCCGAATCGACCAGTAATGCGCTGGTGCAAATCCAACAGGGAGATCATGAGCAATGGCCCAGCCTTGAGCCGAGCCCTCACAGCACGCCAATACTGCAGTTAGCACCCCAGGATTGGCGCCTAGAACTTGAAGGCATTGGCTGGTTTCGTGCCACTGGTGGTGAGCGTTTGGAATGGCAGCGCTGGGACGACAGCGTTAGCGACCGCGACATCCGCACGTTTGCTGTCACGAGTGGACTTGGAGCCCTAGCGATCCAGCGTGGTGCATTGGTTTTGCACGGAACAGCTCTGGAGCGTGACGGTGAGGCCATTCTGCTTTTGGGTCATCCAGCTGCAGGAAAGTCCACCCTGGCCTGGTGTTTAATCCAAGAAGGTTGGCACTTACTCAGTAGTGAGCTAGTTGCCGTTGGCAGTGATGGCATAGTTCAGCCAGGGATGCATCAACTCAAGCTCTGGTATGACGCTGCTATGACTTTGGAATTGGATTATGCACAGCTACAACCTGTACGTAAGGGACTTAAGCGATATGCATTGCTAGCTGAAGAGTTAACTTGCATGCCACAGCCAACACCATTACGGCTGATCTATGCCTTAAATCGCGCCAAAGAAGATTCAGGTAAAGAGGAGGATGCCGATGAGGCAGGAGATGAAATGGAAAAAGTATCTCTTAAGGCTTCACGAATTTTCTCACAAACAAATGCCTTAATGCGCCTGCGTAACCAAGCCTTTCACGCCAGGATGTATCGAGGCATGGACGCAGAAGCTCAATTATTTATGCAAGCAGCTGCATTAGCTCGAACGGTGCCATTGCATGCCTTGATCGTTCCAGATGGAATCAAAGCAATGGCAGAAAGCCTCAAAGAGGTGGACCTGACGCAACCAGAATCGATGCAACAGCGCAGAGAAGCTACAGAAGAGGACGCAAGCAATGACTGAAGATCACAGCTACTGGTATCTGGCCTCGTATCCAAAATCAGGCAACACCTGGTGCAGGGTTTTTATTACTGAATTGATGAGGCTGGCAGGAGACAATCCTGAAGAAGAATTAAATCTTAATCAAGATATTGAAACTGGAGCGATTGCCTCATCAAGACTTTGGCTGGACGATCAATTAGGAATTAATAGTTGTGATCTCAGTTTTAGCGAACTCGATCCCATGCGCGGACGTGCTGGTGCGAGTGCATGGCTATTCGCAGAAGGAGAGCGATTTCATAAAGTGCATGATGCATTTAAATCTCCTGATTCGCGTGGGCGCCCGGTGGTGAGTACAACAGGTTGCTCTGGTGTTGTTTATATCCTGCGCCACCCGGAAGATGTGGCTGTATCACTTAGTCACTTCTTCTCATGGCCGCTGGATCGATGCGTTGATTCCCTACTGGATCCCAATGCAGCGCTGGTGCCAGGGGAACGCTTTGGCGGCCATCAAGTACGACAACACATGGGCCGCTGGGATCAACATGTGCGCTCATGGGCTGATCAAACTCAGCTTCCAGTCTTGATCATGCGCTATGAGGATATGTTGGCAAAAGGATCAGAAACATTCACTAAATTAGCAACCTTTTTGGGCCTCCCGAATGACGCTCATCTAATTGATCAAGCACTCGAAAATACCTCCATTGATCGACTCAAGAAGCTGGAGGAAGATATTGATGGCTTTGCAGAAAAACCTGCCGGTTGTGAGCGGTTCTTTCGCTCAGGGCGAACCGGAGAAGGAGCAGAACAGCTTTCAATTGAGCAGCGAAAGCGACTAGCAAATGGGTTGTCTGAAGCGATGAATCGCTTTGAATATGAGGGTCCAGAACTTGACTGATCCTCGAATTGAATTTGTATTTGGAGAGGTGAATAATCAGCTAAAACGTGAGTTGAGAGCATTCTGGAGCCAGCATGGAAATGCATATCAAGAAGAATTGAAGTCGTTTCGAGCAACACTAAGCAATAATCAGAAGCGCATGGGTCTACTTAAAAAGCCTATATCGCGTCAGCCAGCCGCAATCTCACGTGATCAGTCAGGAGAAATTAACGGCATTGTATTTGTCGTATTACGAGAGTTAGAAGCCTCACTAGGGCTTGGAAGCCATGCCTACTTTCAACGCATGTACATCACGCCAACAGCCCGGCATCTGACAATAAACCTAAGCTATCAACGTTTAGCAAATCAGCTCTTTAGAGCATTCCTTGAAGGATTTGATCGTGAAGTAGAGAAACGTGATCATCGAGCAAAAGTATTACTAGCCGAAAACATTAATCCTGGATTGCAGAAAGCATCCATGCGCCGTTATTTTGCACGCCTTGGCTTCCAAATGCTTGGAGGGAATCAACTTGGCGGTGAAATTTGGGCAAGAAAGCTCAAAACACATTTCTCATTTTAGTCCTCAACCACGGCAATCACTTTCTTCTCCAAGGCAGCTTCCAGCCAAGTTTCGATAGCGGACTTGCATTCATCTGTAGTGACTTCATATTCCTCCTCCAAATACTTGCAAAGCTCAGGCAGTGTTGGCTGAGTCTTGAGTGCATTCCAAATAGCTGAGCCTGTCTCGTTAAGAACAAGATAGTCGCAGGTATTGCTTTGAAATAAAGCTACATCGCCGTCGAGTTCAGTGCAAACAGCTTGGTGATGCTGCTTAAAACGTTTGGTGCTATTAATCATCTAATGTTTCAAACCCATCATTAGCATCTTGTCAATAATGACAGAGAACCTTGGTGAGGATATGGCACGTCAACCGCGCTATCTACCAGCAGGTCACTCCTTTCACATCACACTCAGGTGTAATAGCCGTAAGTTTCTGATTGCCAAAGGCTTGAGAAGGGATGTGCTGCTAGCTGTGCTCGCTAAAGCCAAGCAGAAGGTGCCACACAAGTTGTATGCAGTGTGCCTGATGGCTAATCACCTGCATCTGCTTCTGCGTCCTGATGATGCAAGTGAATTGCCAAAGCTGATGCATTGGATTGGCTGGTATTCAGCCATGGCACTAAACCGCCTTTCTGGTCGTTGCGGGCATTTTTGGGAGGCTCGGTATTACGCCACTGCGATTGCACCAAAAGATCACAGACGAGTGCTGAATACATTGCGCTACATCCACGCTAATCCAAAGGCAGCAGGAATCAGAAAAGGGTTTTATGACCCCTATTCCAATTACGGGCATTACGGAAGATTGGAGTGTGATGGCATCAGTGAGTGGCACCCCAGCTTTCTGCAACTGGCATCAAGCCTGAAGGGTTGTTCCAGGCGATATGCACGGTTCTGCCAGTACTACCGACACAAAGGGAAAGGCGGTTCTAGGTGCCATTGGGGCTCAAGCATGCTGAAACGACTGGTTGAAAAAGGCAGAAGCAGTCAAAGCAGGAAGAACCGGGTCTCACCAGGTCAGCAGAACTTACCCTTTGCATTTGATATTCGCCTCAATCAAATGCCAGAAGAGTGGCATCAAGTCGCGGTGAGATTTACACGAGCCAATGGCATCCGTGATGGTGATTCACGGCCATTGCTGTGGTGAATAAATTGAGGGGATAAGCGTATTGATAGAGATCTTGAATGCAGAGGTTGAGTTTACTTTGCCTAAATATTTAAAGTGGAATTAATTAATATAGAAATCATCAATGGAAGAAATGCTGGCACGATATAGGTGCCAGGTATTGGAAGGCATTTATGCGTGATTAGGCAGTGATTAAAGAAATAAAAAGCCCTTGCAATTGCAAGAGCTTTGGGAGTTAGCCTCTAATTTCTTTCTTCAATTTTTTCTAATTAATTTTTTCTTTGCGTAGCTTGCTTCTGTGTCTGTGTGCCTGAAACAGTTAGTACGTGCATGTCCCTAAGTAAAACGACTTGTCCTGACATCCCTGAATCGTGTCGTGCACCCGTACATCCCTGTTCTTGGGTGATGCTGTTAACGCATTAATTGTTGGATTCTCCCACTTTTTCTTCTTCGCTGCTGTTGTACTTGGACCACCAAATCGCACTTTAAGATCAGCTGAAACTCTTGTATCGAATGCTTCGTCATAGGAGATATTCACTCCTGCTGTGACGCCACTTGTCATTTCATAGGCCAAGCGTCCGAGCACGCCAGAACCATCTGCTTCTCCTAGATCACCACTTTGATAGTAATAACCAACAGACGCATTAACGGCTGGAGTGATCAAATAACCAACATCAAGCCCGTAGGTATCCAGCGAGCCGCCTTGATAAACGCTATTCAGCTGTTGCTCTGTATCACCAACAGGAACTAAGGCATAGGCATTGAAGTTCCAGCTATCAGAGACTGCTTCTGCATTGACAGCGACCTGCTGGAAGAACGCACTCTTCTCTGTGCCGCTGACATTGATGCCTGTATCTGCATCACCTGTATTCATCGGGCGGCTGTCATAGCCACCGTTGATGCCATACATCCAGCTGCGATCACCATTCAGCCAGCGATACCCCAATCGCGTTGAGGTACTGATCGTGGTGCCAGCAACAGTGGTGTTGATGATGCTGCTGTCATTGCCGTAATCAGCAAAGTTGGCATTGAGCAGCACATCAGCAAAGAAGACGCTGTTGTCACCAACAGAGAGGGGCAAGAAGCCACCGATGCCTGCTTGGTTCGGCGTTCCTGCTCCTTGCAATGCGCCTTGAAAACCAAGGGTTGGCTTGACCACATCCTTAAGGCTGATGCTCATCACCCCAAGGTCATCAGCATTGACGTCGTCTTGAGCAGCAGCAGGTAAGAGAGGAGCGTTGGCGAGGGCAAGAGCAGCAACACCGCTCAGCGATAACGACAGGCGCAAGGAACGCTGCATTGAAAAAAATCTATTGAGCGCAACATGACATGCAACGTGCCACTCTTTTACTGCTGCTGCGAGCTGCAGTAGGCAGTTTCAGCTGTGCAACAAGTCAATTGGGCGGTGTGCAGCGTTGCCAACCGATCTTCTGCAGGTTGATCCACATCTCGATGCCTAGGTGCAAGAAGCAAGAACGGGTTTCCCAAGCCGAGCTGACAAGCGGTAGTAGCTCACCAGAACGAACTGAGCATGTTGGGTTGCTGCATCTGGCTTGATCTGTAGGAGCATCCCTTCCTGTCTGTTGACCAGCCAGCCTTCACCGTTGAGCTTCTCCTTGTATCTGGCGTAATCAGGCTGCTGCTGCCACATCAGAGCAGTTTGACGAAATTGCCCAGTGGGGTGAGACCCACTCACTCGAAAGGATGAGTCCCATTCATCCTTCTAAATCACTGTTAGTTCGGTTGGTTTAGTAATTGTTTGATTCCGTAAGCCGCTTAGGACTGGAGTTCTCGTAGTCGGTTGAAACTGATGCTCCTCTGTCCGTTTGATTGCATTGCCCCAGCTGCTGCTCAAGACGACGCTGCTATGACCTTGGAATTGGATTATGCACAGCTACAACCTGTACGTAAGGGACTTAAGCGATATGCATTGCTAGCTGAAGAGTTAACTTGCATGCCACAGCCAACACCATTACGGCTGATCTATGCCTTAAATCGCGCCAAAGAAGATTCAGGTAAAGAGGAGGATGCCGATGAGGCAGGAGATGAAATGGAAAAAGTATCTCTTAAGGCTTCACGAATTTTCTCACAAACAAATGCCTTAATGCGCCTGCGTAACCAAGCCTTTCACGCCAGGATGTATCGAGGCATGGACGCAGAAGCTCAATTATTTATGCAAGCAGCTGCATTAGCTCGAACGGTGCCATTGCATGCCTTGATCGTTCCAGATGGAATCAAAGCAATGGCAGAAAGCCTCAAAGAGGTGGACCTGACGCAACCAGAATCGATGCAACAGCGCAGAGAAGCTACAGAAGAGGACGCAAGCAATGACTGAAGATCACAGCTACTGGTATCTGGCCTCGTATCCAAAATCAGGCAACACCTGGTGCAGGGTTTTTATTACTGAATTGATGAGGCTGGCAGGAGACAATCCTGAAGAAGAATTAAATCTTAATCAAGATATTGAAACTGGAGCGATTGCCTCATCAAGACTTTGGCTGGACGATCAATTAGGAATTAATAGTTGTGATCTCAGTTTTAGCGAACTCGATCCCATGCGCGGACGTGCTGGTGCGAGTGCATGGCTATTCGCAGAAGGAGAGCGATTTCATAAAGTGCATGATGCATTTAAATCTCCTGATTCGCGTGGGCGCCCGGTGGTGAGTACAACAGGTTGCTCTGGTGTTGTTTATATCCTGCGCCACCCGGAAGATGTGGCTGTATCACTTAGTCACTTCTTCTCATGGCCGCTGGATCGATGCGTTGATTCCCTACTGGATCCCAATGCAGCGCTGGTGCCAGGGGAACGCTTTGGCGGCCATCAAGTACGACAACACATGGGCCGCTGGGATCAACATGTGCGCTCATGGGCTGATCAAACTCAGCTTCCAGTCTTGATCATGCGCTATGAGGATATGTTGGCAAAAGGATCAGAAACATTCACTAAATTAGCAACCTTTTTGGGCCTCCCGAATGACGCTCATCTAATTGATCAAGCACTCGAAAATACCTCCATTGATCGACTCAAGAAGCTGGAGGAAGATATTGATGGCTTTGCAGAAAAACCTGCCGGTTGTGAGCGGTTCTTTCGCTCAGGGCGAACCGGAGAAGGAGCAGAACAGCTTTCAATTGAGCAGCGAAAGCGACTAGCAAATGGGTTGTCTGAAGCGATGAATCGCTTTGAATATGAGGGTCCAGAACTTGACTGATCCTCGAATTGAATTTGTATTTGGAGAGGTGAATAATCAGCTAAAACGTGAGTTGAGAGCATTCTGGAGCCAGCATGGAAATGCATATCAAGAAGAATTGAAGTCGTTTCGAGCAACACTAAGCAATAATCAGAAGCGCATGGGTCTACTTAAAAAGCCTATATCGCGTCAGCCAGCCGCAATCTCACGTGATCAGTCAGGAGAAATTAACGGCATTGTATTTGTCGTATTACGAGAGTTAGAAGCCTCACTAGGGCTTGGAAGCCATGCCTACTTTCAACGCATGTACATCACGCCAACAGCCCGGCATCTGACAATAAACCTAAGCTATCAACGTTTAGCAAATCAGCTCTTTAGAGCATTCCTTGAAGGATTTGATCGTGAAGTAGAGAAACGTGATCATCGAGCAAAAGTATTACTAGCCGAAAACATTAATCCTGGATTGCAGAAAGCATCCATGCGCCGTTATTTTGCACGCCTTGGCTTCCAAATGCTTGGAGGGAATCAACTTGGCGGTGAAATTTGGGCAAGAAAGCTCAAAACACATTTCTCATTTTAGTCCTCAACCACGGCAATCACTTTCTTCTCCAAGGCAGCTTCCAGCCAAGTTTCGATAGCGGACTTGCATTCATCTGTAGTGACTTCATATTCCTCCTCCAAATACTTGCAAAGCTCAGGCAGTGTTGGCTGAGTCTTGAGTGCATTCCAAATAGCTGAGCCTGTCTCGTTAAGAACAAGATAGTCGCAGGTATTGCTTTGAAATAAAGCTACATCGCCGTCGAGTTCAGTGCAAACAGCTTGGTGATGCTGCTTAAAACGTTTGGTGCTATTAATCATCTAATGTTTCAAACCCATCATTAGCATCTTGTCAATAATGACAGAGAACCTTGGTGAGGATATGGCACGTCAACCGCGCTATCTACCAGCAGGTCACTCCTTTCACATCACACTCAGGTGTAATAGCCGTAAGTTTCTGATTGCCAAAGGCTTGAGAAGGGATGTGCTGCTAGCTGTGCTCGCTAAAGCCAAGCAGAAGGTGCCACACAAGTTGTATGCAGTGTGCCTGATGGCTAATCACCTGCATCTGCTTCTGCGTCCTGATGATGCAAGTGAATTGCCAAAGCTGATGCATTGGATTGGCTGGTATTCAGCCATGGCACTAAACCGCCTTTCTGGTCGTTGCGGGCATTTTTGGGAGGCTCGGTATTACGCCACTGCGATTGCACCAAAAGATCACAGACGAGTGCTGAATACATTGCGCTACATCCACGCTAATCCAAAGGCAGCAGGAATCAGAAAAGGGTTTTATGACCCCTATTCCAATTACGGGCATTACGGAAGATTGGAGTGTGATGGCATCAGTGAGTGGCACCCCAGCTTTCTGCAACTGGCATCAAGCCTGAAGGGTTGTTCCAGGCGATATGCACGGTTCTGCCAGTACTACCGACACAAAGGGAAAGGCGGTTCTAGGTGCCATTGGGGCTCAAGCATGCTGAAACGACTGGTTGAAAAAGGCAGAAGCAGTCAAAGCAGGAAGAACCGGGTCTCACCAGGTCAGCAGAACTTACCCTTTGCATTTGATATTCGCCTCAATCAAATGCCAGAAGAGTGGCATCAAGTCGCGGTGAGATTTACACGAGCCAATGGCATCCGTGATGGTGATCAAATCCTCAAGCTGTGGTGATTTAAAGAAAATATGAACATATCCTTAGAGGCAACAAATAAAGACAGTGAGCTTATATTGCCTGATTTTTTTATATGAATTATTGAATACTGAACTCACGATGCAAGCTCCTTTAGGACTCTGATCGTGCCAGGTATTGAAGGGCGATATGGACGGTTATTAGAGCTAATAAAGAAATAAAAAGCCCCAGCAATTGCAGGGGCTTTGGGGGTTAGGGTCAATCAAAATAAAATAATGTGGCTAAGAAAAATAATGTGGCTAAGACGTGACCGTAAAGCCGGCATTTCCACCATAAAAAGTACACGACCCGCAGTACTGCGTGTCGTGCACCCGAACATCCCTGTTCTTGGGTGTTGCTGTTAACGCATTAATTGTTGGATTCTCCCACTTTTTCTTCTTAGATGCTGTTGTACTTGGACCACCAAAGCGAACTTTAATATCAGCTGAAACTCTTGTATCAAATGCTTCGTCGTAGGAGATATTGACTCCTGCTGTAACTCCACTGGTCATTTCATAAGCCAAGCGTCCGAGTACGCCAGAGCCATCAGCTGTTCCTAAATCACCATTTTGGTAGTAGTAACCAACAGACGCATTCACCACTGGAGTGATGAAATAACCAACATCAAGCCCGTAGGTGTTGAGTGAACCGCCTTGATAAACGCTGTTGAGTTGAGCTTCTTTCTCACCAACAGGAACCAAGGCATAGGCATTGAAATTCCAGCTATCAGAGACCGCTTCTGCATTGACTGCCACCTGCTGGAAGAAGACGCTGCTCTTATCTGTGACGGATACCCCTGTATCGGCATCACCTGTAGCCATCGGACGGCTGTCATAACCAGCATTCAGCCCATACATCCAGCTGCGATCGCTATTCAACCAGCGATAACCAAGCCTTGATGAGGTGCTGATGGTGGTGCCAGCAACAGTGGTGTTGATGAGGCTGCTGTCATTGCCGTAATCAGCAAAGTTGGCATTGAGCAGCACATCAGCAAAGAACACACTGTTATCGCCAACAGACAGTGGCAAGAACCCGCCAATGCCTGCTTGATTCGGTGTTCCAGCACCCTGCAGTGCGCCTTGAAAACCAAGGGTTGGCTTGACCACATCCTTAAGGCTGATGCTCATCACCCCAAGGTCATCAGCATTGACGTCGTCTTGAGCAGCAGCAGGTAAGAGAGGAGCGTTGGCGAGGGCAAGAGCAGCAACACCGCTCATCGATAACGACAGGCGCACGGAACGCTGCATCTCAAAAAATCTATTGAGCGCAAGATGCCACTCTTTTACTGCTGCTGCCCGCTGCAGTAGCCAGTTTCAGCTTTGCTGCCCTGCGCTCACAAACGGATTAAAAGCTCACGCCAAGCGTCCAAGCCATCAGCCTTATCTACGCGAAGCAGACAAACCACATAGCTTGTCCAGCTGAGATACAGCACCAACAACGGCACCAGGATTGTTTTGCGCCAAACCCATTCGCGCACTCTCCATCAATAAATGAATGGCCTGTGCAATTAAGTCAGTCCTTTCAACATTGCATTGATCAATGTCCTCGCGAATCAAGGCATAAGCCTGTTGAACAGTTCTCTGCGCTGTGCGGCGACTAAGCCCCTTTGATTCCGCCAGCTGCGTCACCACTGCAGTACAGCTGTAACCCTCTAAAAGCTTGGCGTGCGCTTGCTTGACCCGATCAAAAATCTCTACTCGATGAGCCATCAAAGAAGCTCCCAGCGTTTCAAGGCTGCTTTCAGCTTTTTGCTTGTTGCTTGATCAAAGTCCAGCTCAATAAGAGCAGCCTGAAGACGATGCCGATAGTCCTTTTGATCAAGCCTGTTGATCGCGTAATCCAAAACGCTGATCTCAGACCGATAAGCCGCGGCCAAAGTACCCATGCATTTGTCCTGAAATTTGTCCTGAACGCAACAAGCGAAAATCTCAGTGTAGCGAGGATCCGTGTCCTGGAATGGTTAAGGGGGCTTTCCACCCCCAATGAGTCACTTGGGTGATAAGGCTGACTTCACCCCATCTCCCTTAATAGGGTCAGGCAGCAACAGGGGCTGTCTGACGGGAGAAACGTACGATGTTGTTCGCAGTTACGGGATTTGCTCTGACCGAG
This portion of the Synechococcus sp. ROS8604 genome encodes:
- a CDS encoding sulfotransferase domain-containing protein, translating into MTEDHSYWYLASYPKSGNTWCRVFITELMRLAGDNPEEELNLNQDIETGAIASSRLWLDDQLGINSCDLSFSELDPMRGRAGASAWLFAEGERFHKVHDAFKSPDSRGRPVVSTTGCSGVVYILRHPEDVAVSLSHFFSWPLDRCVDSLLDPNAALVPGERFGGHQVRQHMGRWDQHVRSWADQTQLPVLIMRYEDMLAKGSETFTKLATFLGLPNDAHLIDQALENTSIDRLKKLEEDIDGFAEKPAGCERFFRSGRTGEGAEQLSIEQRKRLANGLSEAMNRFEYEGPELD
- a CDS encoding transposase, producing MARQPRYLPAGHSFHITLRCNSRKFLIAKGLRRDVLLAVLAKAKQKVPHKLYAVCLMANHLHLLLRPDDASELPKLMHWIGWYSAMALNRLSGRCGHFWEARYYATAIAPKDHRRVLNTLRYIHANPKAAGIRKGFYDPYSNYGHYGRLECDGISEWHPSFLQLASSLKGCSRRYARFCQYYRHKGKGGSRCHWGSSMLKRLVEKGRSSQSRKNRVSPGQQNLPFAFDIRLNQMPEEWHQVAVRFTRANGIRDGDQILKLW
- a CDS encoding carbamoyl-phosphate synthase produces the protein MQRSLRLSLSLSGVAALALANAPLLPAAAQDDVNADDLGVMSISLKDVVKPTLGFQGALQGAGTPNQAGIGGFLPLSVGDNSVFFADVLLNANFADYGNDSSIINTTVAGTTISTSTRLGYRWLNGDRSWMYGINGGYDSRPMNTGDADTGINVSGTEKSAFFQQVAVNAEAVSDSWNFNAYALVPVGDTEQQLNSVYQGGSLDTYGLDVGYLITPAVNASVGYYYQSGDLGEADGSGVLGRLAYEMTSGVTAGVNISYDEAFDTRVSADLKVRFGGPSTTAAKKKKWENPTINALTASPKNRDVRVHDTIQGCQDKSFYLGTCTY
- a CDS encoding PqqD family protein, which gives rise to MINSTKRFKQHHQAVCTELDGDVALFQSNTCDYLVLNETGSAIWNALKTQPTLPELCKYLEEEYEVTTDECKSAIETWLEAALEKKVIAVVED
- a CDS encoding transposase is translated as MARQPRYLPAGHSFHITLRCNSRKFLIAKGLRRDVLLAVLAKAKQKVPHKLYAVCLMANHLHLLLRPDDASELPKLMHWIGWYSAMALNRLSGRCGHFWEARYYATAIAPKDHRRVLNTLRYIHANPKAAGIRKGFYDPYSNYGHYGRLECDGISEWHPSFLQLASSLKGCSRRYARFCQYYRHKGKGGSRCHWGSSMLKRLVEKGRSSQSRKNRVSPGQQNLPFAFDIRLNQMPEEWHQVAVRFTRANGIRDGDSRPLLW
- a CDS encoding carbamoyl-phosphate synthase; its protein translation is MQRSVRLSLSMSGVAALALANAPLLPAAAQDDVNADDLGVMSISLKDVVKPTLGFQGALQGAGTPNQAGIGGFLPLSVGDNSVFFADVLLNANFADYGNDSSLINTTVAGTTISTSSRLGYRWLNSDRSWMYGLNAGYDSRPMATGDADTGVSVTDKSSVFFQQVAVNAEAVSDSWNFNAYALVPVGEKEAQLNSVYQGGSLNTYGLDVGYFITPVVNASVGYYYQNGDLGTADGSGVLGRLAYEMTSGVTAGVNISYDEAFDTRVSADIKVRFGGPSTTASKKKKWENPTINALTATPKNRDVRVHDTQYCGSCTFYGGNAGFTVTS